A window of Procambarus clarkii isolate CNS0578487 chromosome 9, FALCON_Pclarkii_2.0, whole genome shotgun sequence contains these coding sequences:
- the LOC138362713 gene encoding phospholipid phosphatase-related protein type 2-like, with protein MNLKEKARRKWNLGWLRDREMVVREGDVGEDIATVNNPLLFPVAVIDILLIATLCALNYCLRYDPKVREASSMVSWAGVRLPCTTLPTLSYPRYTLLNHTLTSRVAFALPDSVFFSCAIVVPCCLVLLVEGVRAVFPSRRIKVVESCGFRFLLPVRRILRFLCNFLLGGSATGVLVSVVKLLVASPRPYLLAVCSPKGNELSSMCQHDLVWSPNTVCSGDSGEVHEALRAFPSYHAALAVYCGMWTWVYYSRTAKVPGMYGSSLVMVGAVLVMTAIGASHGSLTYQSSCTDVVAGGLIGAVSALYMVYGVLNGFKEHKWRMKVKSLAGVPDHPNLLSVAPLKGSPTPAKQQVVPTKVWERRSSLGEDDSDDSFGYNNLALISDEFPFIPRATTAVRVRSKRLASARPAAQAINSTVLAITAPPPPPPPPPPPPPPPPPPPQPKGQPPNYSRPYPSPWATTAVGRYNVPRQRYSAPAPMPTIQTYHPSRTLPHSHAHTNLLFAYQTHDSDNKPRARTETSSYF; from the exons ATGAACTTGAAAGAGAAGGCCAGAAGAAAATGGAATTTGGGGTGGTTGAGAGACAGGGAGATGGTGGTGAGAGAAGGAGACGTAGGAGAGGATATAGCCACAGTCAAcaatcctctcctcttccccgtTGCTGTCATCGATATCCTGCTGATAGCTACTCTCTGCGCCCTCAACTACTGTCTCAG GTATGACCCCAAGGTGCGTGAGGCGAGCAGCATGGTGAGCTGGGCGGGCGTGAGGCTGCCCTGCACGACACTGCCCACCCTCTCCTATCCTCGCTACACCCTTctcaaccacaccctcaccagccgtGTGGCCTTTGCTCTTCCGGACTCTGTTTTCTTCAGCTGCGCCATCGTCGTTCCGTGTTGTTTG GTCCTCCTGGTGGAGGGAGTGAGGGCGGTGTTCCCCAGCCGCAGGATCAAGGTGGTAGAGAGCTGTGGGTTCCGTTTTCTCCTTCCAGTCCGTAGGATCCTACGCTTCCTTT GTAACTTCCTGCTGGGGGGCTCGGCGACTGGGGTGTTGGTGTCGGTGGTGAAGCTGCTGGTGGCGTCCCCGAGGCCCTACCTGCTGGCGGTGTGCAGTCCCAAGGGCAACGAACTCAGCAGCATGTGTCAGCATGACCTCGTCTGGTCGCCCAACACTGTGTGTAGTGGAGACTCTGGTGAGGTACACGAGGCACTTAGAGCCTTTCCCTCCTACCACGCCGCCCTCGCTGTCTACTG TGGGATGTGGACGTGGGTGTACTACTCGAGAACTGCCAAGGTTCCTGGCATGTACGGCAGctccctagtgatggtaggcgcaGTCTTAGTCATGACGGCGATTGGCGCCTCTCACGGTAGCCTCACCTACCAGTCATCTTGTACAGACGTCGTCGCAGGCGGGCTCATTGGTGCTGTCTCTGCTCTGTATATG GTGTACGGCGTCCTCAACGGGTTTAAGGAACACAAGTGGCGTATGAAAGTCAAGTCCCTGGCAGGTGTTCCCGACCACCCCAACCTGCTTTCTGTCGCTCCCCTCAAAGGCTCTCCTACGCCAGCCAAACAG CAGGTGGTGCCGACGAAGGTCTGGGAGAGGAGGTCGAGTCTCGGGGAGGACGACTCCGACGACAGCTTCGGGTACAACAACTTGGCTCTCATCAGCGACGAGTTCCCCTTCATCCCTCGGGCTACCACAGCCGTCAGG GTTCGCAGCAAGCGGTTGGCGTCTGCCAGACCTGCAGCTCAGGCCATCAACTCTACCGTGCTCGCCATCACAGCTCCTCcgcctccacctcctccacctccccctcctcctcctcctcctccaccgccaccacaaccCAAAGGGCAGCCCCCTAACTACTCCAGGCCATACCCTTCCCCCTGGGCCACTACCGCCGTCGGCCGCTACAACGTCCCCAGGCAGAG GTACTCGGCTCCTGCCCCGATGCCCACCATCCAGACCTACCATCCGTCGAGGACCCTGCCCCACAGCCATGCCCATACGAACCTCCTCTTCGCCTACCAGACCCACGACTCTGACAACAAGCCCCGGGCCAGGACCGAGACCTCCTCCTACTTTTGA